The Cygnus olor isolate bCygOlo1 chromosome 14, bCygOlo1.pri.v2, whole genome shotgun sequence genomic interval GGTAGAGATGCAAGCAAAGAttgaagaggagagaaaagctcTCGAAACTAAGCTTGAtatggaagaagaagaaagaaataaagccagAGCTGAactggagaagagagagaaagacttGCTTAAAGCTCAGTGAGTGCCCTGCTctaagtattattttttttttgtggtggtgtgggtttttcttcccttaatcTACAAGTCAGTCATTGATATGTGGAGATGCATGGTGAGGTGCTAGTCAAACTGAACATCAGCTCTTGCTGTTATCAGAATGAAAGAGGAGCTTCCTCTGTGCTCGCAGATTAGAGCAGGtagaaaagacaaattttattcttctaccatttttttcttaaaacctcATCTAGTTGAGATGGCCTAGAAACTTAAATCCCCCAAACACTGGAGACCAGTGAAGAGCAGcactcctgctgtgctgcttgtcGGGGGCAATAGCTATGTAAGAAGCCAGGTTTCCTGCAGCACACCGCTGTGAGCGTGGCCACCCTGAGCGTAGGGGTTCTCCGTGCTGGAGGTGAAAAGCTGCTGGGGTAGCCTGCTATCACCAGTGCCTCGCACCCCCTGAAAGGGGACCTGCAGCGGGAGAGACTTGTCTGCTGAGCTGGTTTAGCCTGCGTGGAAGTGATGGGAGCTGGAGTTAAGGAAATCAGTGCGCTCACTTGCACTGCCTCACCCCCGCTTAAACCCTTGGCAGCCAGACAAGTTTTTCCAGCCCTATGAATGCTGTCTGGGCTGGAGGACTGAGCTCGACCTGGCTGCCTTGTGAGTGCCTTAGGATAGGAGATTTTCCACTCTACCCGTCTCTCTAGACAAGAGCACCAGACCCTGTTGGAGAAACTGTCTGCGTTGGAGAAAAAGGTGATTGTAGGAGGAGTGGACTTGCTGgcaaaagcagaagaacaagAGAAGCTTCTGGAAGAATCAAATATGGAGTTGGAAGAACGAAGGAAGAGAGCAGAACAGCTTCGCAAGGAGCTTGAGGAGAAGGAGGTGGGTTATACTCATAAGTGTTTGGAAACAGCAACTATAGTAGGACGCATGATGTTTGTGCCTTTGCACTGTTTGTGTGGATGAAATGTGGTTCCGCTCTGGAAGCGTAGCAGAAGCTAACCACCTTGGTGGTGCTCACTTACCGGGAGGAGTGTAATCACCGTGGGTGTGAGCCAGCCTGGCTAAGCCAGGTCGCCGTGCCCTTGGCAAATGCCTTTTGTCCAAGTAGTTTCCCTTTTTGTTCATActgttgcaaatatttttatgttaatatgTGGATGTCTGCTAAATCTCTTATGCAGCAAGAACGCTTGGACATTGAGGAGAAGTACACCAGCCTCCAGGAAGAAGCACAGGGGAAAACcaaaaaactgaagaaagtttGGACCATGCTTATGGCTGCAAAATCAGAGGTCAGTGTCTGAAGTGCTCAGCTTGTGATGGGTGACAGGAGTCACTATGGCTTGTAGCTATAGTCAGCTTTGTAACTCTGGAGAAAGTGTcacaggtttaaaaatatttctgctgtctgcttggttcatgtaatttaaaaagagCTGCACAGGAGTACATTGTGGAGCTTTTCGAACTTTTCTTTAAGCTAAGCTGAGCTGGAGTATGCGTGAGGCTCAGATATTCAGAACTTCAAGGAGATGTACTGGTTGTTATGGAAGAGAATAAAAGTTAGCTGGCAGTCCAGtctctgctttgcagcagcCCAAATGTTCCTCTGCTCTTCACTCTCTGTCCTTCCTGCGTGTTACCCTCATCCTATCTTCCTCAGTCACACTCCTTCAGTGTGTCCTTTGGCTGCTATCTAGAATCCCTGTTTTCATGAGAAGCATACTGTCTCTGGGATCAGGGACTTTCCTTGCAATCTTGCCAGGGATGTAACTTGTTTGCACACTGTTTGCTCTTAGTACAAAGGTTGGACTGGCAGAAAGCCAGTTTCATGTTTCTGAGACCAAGAACTTAATGTGGTTTTCAGCCGTCTCTGAGCTGGAATGTTTTGGAGGGTTTATTCTTGAGATAAATATTCTAGTACTTCTAACCAGAGTTTGCTTTCCTTTCGCAGGAACCTCATACAGGCAGAAGACTATTTTAGGCTGTTATCTTACGCTAGCTCTGACCCTCAAATGTCTTGTTTGTCTGCAGATGGCAGATCTGCAACAAGAGCATCAGAGAGAGATTGAAGGCTTACTAGAGAATATTCGGCAGCTGAGCAGGGAACTTCGTCTTCAGATGCTTATCATAGACAACTTCATTCCTCAGGACTACCAGGTAAGGATGAAGAACCGAAGCTTTTGAAGTAGGTGCATGCTATGCTCGCTGAGCCCTCCAGCTATATTTGGTCCGCTGACAAATGGAATTAGTTggcttcccttctctttctaaGGAAATGATGGGCAACTGACTGACACTTGTCTGCTAAGCTGTAGCACAGATGAGTTTGTGGATTGCAGATTTATACAAAGTAATAAGTGAATTTAGAGCTTTCACTTGGGTTCATTCTTGTTTTGGTATCACCCACGAACGCCCAGAAAATTGTTTAAATCTGACACATACTAATAGGAAATAGAAAAGCTATTTTCCTTaacctttgcttttctgtattacGATATTACAATTACTGCTAACCTAATTGCATTGATATAATGGGAAATCCATATTTCAGCGGGAACTCTAATGTACAcaaaaagtgatatttttcctctgtagtcTTCAGAGCATAAATTGGGGTTTTTGGTCATGGTATGGCAGTCCTGATATAAACAACTTGAAGTGGTCAAGGCTGTTCTTCAGCAACTTGTCTAGGCTTTCCAGAATGCATCTTCTGGAAAATGTGTCTGGAGTGTAGATCATTGTTACAGGCTTGCACAActtttataacttttttctAGGAAATGATCGAAAACTATGTTCACTGGAATGAAGACATTGGAGAATGGCAGCTGGTAAGCTAGCTGACTAATGTACAAGCTAATGTTAGCACAAGCTTCTGAGCCCAGAAATAAACTTATGAAGCTGTAGTTCTTACTGTGTACAAGCAACTTTACTTACAgacctttcttttatttaagaaatgtgttGCATATACCGGAAACAATATGAGGAAACAGACTCCTGTCctggacaaaaaagaaaaagatgtgagTGACTCCTCATAAGCATGTGTTGAATTGTGTAGGTCTAAGTTCTGCTGTCTTTGCTTACCACAGCATGTTTATGGGAAAATcatcaaatttcattttttttatttgaaaatattttttctagtctTAAATAGAGCGGTTGATCAGCACATAAAGGTTCTGatgttgtgctgttttttcctttagccCTTTGAGGTGGACCTTTCCCATGTTTACTTAGCTTACACAGAAGAAAGCTTGAGGCAATCTCTCATGAAACTGGAGAGGCCAAGGACTTCAAAAGGAAGATCTAGGCCCAAGACTGGTAGAAGGTGAAGGATTTTGGAATATCTGTATGTAATGGGAAACTTACACGGGAAGGCTTAGGTTTGTGCCTGCAAACTTGACAAATGTTTGAAGACTTTGTTATAACACAAAATGCTAAGATTCTGCACTATGTAAGATTTACCAGTGCCAAGTGAGGCAGAACCAAGCTGAAATCTTACTGTGGTAAAATCTTGTCCAGAAAGACTTTTATGTGGGGACTTTTCTGATGTCCTTTTGTCACATTCCCCTATTCTGtcatcttgttttattttactgtctgCTGGTGTAGTTTAACAAGTGACACATTGACAGTGCGTATACTGGTATTACCAGAAAGTAATGTACTGCTGGGGCAGACTTCAGCATGGGTGTTCCTGATCCTTGTTTTCTGACAGATGTTTTGTGGAAAAGTTATCACTGTAGTTTTGACTTGAAAAGTGGCTGGTCCTTGTCTTTCCTGGACAGCATAATGATGTCTgtggttatttttcctttcctttttgctctcCAAACAGAAAACGTTCTGCAAAGCCAGGAGCTGTCATTGACTCCCTGCTGCAGTAGGTGTGACGTGTTCAGAATTGCCGTAAAAATCAGTGAGTGTATAAGGTTTGGCCAGAATATGCAATTCAAGATGGCACAGTTCGAAGTGGCTATAAAATCCATACCTTGCTGGTATggagctttatttaaaatatatataaatgtatttttccgTAGTTGCCTGTATACTGTATGTTATATTAACATAATATTAAACTGGTATATATTACGGTTGTGAAATTCTGTGTTAAACAATGTGTTGTGCGGGGAAACTATTGCTGGTAATCCTTGTTGAAATGTATAGAAAATAAGGGTTCTAGATGTTTTTAAGTGCTAGATGACATATTAGCTCAAAATGGTTGATAGAATCCTAAAATTTAATGCTGGTAAATCTGATTGTCCTGCTTTGCACATAACTGGCAGCTTTCACTGTTGTCCTCTGTTGCACTGATCTGTTTGAATGTGGTTGCTGCAAACCTTTGAGTTAAGAGCATTAAacccttttatttaaatattcctcACTGTATCTATTAACCCGATCATACTGTGTATGAAATACACAGCCCTCTTCGTTTGCAACCTTGCTGTACAAAGAAAGGTAATTGGGTTGGGGGAATCTTGAATTAGACAAGTTTGGGACTTGTGGGAAGGGACCATGCTCTGTTTAAgtgcaacagaaaacaagtatttctgaGTAGTGCTtttagttttgtgtgtgtgatctGCTGGCACTGTGGAGAGTGAGGCCTTTGTAGAGTCAAGacaacttttttcctcctcttaaGTCTGTGTTGCAGCATTGCTttggctgcttctgcttctgagCTGGAAGTTTTTAATTGATGTGAATTCTTTGTAGTAATCTGGACAGCACAGATTATTCAAGGGAACTGCTTTAGTACAGCAGGACTGTGAGCACTATGGTTCCATTTTTCTCATCCCTGGCCATAACTGGGGATGAATTACTCTCCTTTATTAGAGTAGGCACAAATTGCTCAATTTTCCCAGTACGGTAACATCCCCTGAAACAGCTGATGCTGTTTGTGTGGACTGTATCACCTCCTGTTTCTGGCTGTgttttgaggggaaaaacaagGTCTCTGCTGCTAACCATTTATGGTGGCTGCTCTTTGATATTTATGCTGCTAATAGACACATAACACTTTAATACATTACTCTTGTGTCACAGAAAAAGACACATCTCCTTTGAATTGTGTGTGCTATATAACTCATGCCAGAGCATAGCAGTTGTAGGAATCTCAACAGTTCCATGTCAGTGTGGTGTTAATTAGCTGTAACTTCCATGTAATTGTAGTGTTACCTAGAGTTTAAAAAGTTGTGCTTACTAATGTGAAAAAATGGGTCCCTAAGCATGACACGAAGAGCAAGACAGCTCCTCGGGTGTCCTGAGTTCTTGACAGAAGCCATGTTTGCTACTATCACAGCACTCTTGTGAAGTATTTGCAGTAGCTAGAAGTCGATAACCCCTTCTTGTTGTCGTGATGCTTAACTGGATGTACCCTGTGAATCTGTAACAGCTCTGTACGTAGCAGGATCTGTAACAGCTAAACTGGTCTTGCAAGGCCATGCTTTGCTCTGGAGATGCATTAACTCTATTCTAAATGAGTTCTAagcttttccctgttttcaatgtgttttttttcaggatcaTGACCTAGGAGGAGAACATACTGCCCtccttttgggggggggagggggggcgggaggggtggaagggaaggagatgaAAAGATCCGTTTTTGTCACCTAAATTCATACAAGATGTAGATATAAacattggcattttttttccattctagCATTTGAATAAAGGTTAagtctcagatttttttctgatctaaACTAGTtggatttttctctgaagagctgACCTTATTTTGAATGTGCTTAAATTAAATTAGGATATCTTGTTACATACTTATCAGCAGGACTGAAAATGgctcaaatgctttttttgtctgtttcttggCTCTGTTCTTGCTTCCTGGGCCAAGCAGATAGATGCATAATTTTGGCCTGTTCTCAGAACCAGGGCAAACTTTtgtatttccctttttattgtcttgtTGTGCTTAGTTTTGTTGAATGATCTGTTTTTAAGGGTGTTTCTCCTGAATTGTACCTTCAAAAAGATCATTGAAAATTCTTTGGGATACCATCAGCGGTTCAAATATGCTACTGTGAGCCATGACACTGCATTTACACACATTGTTTGAATTCCCATTACAATCCTGCTGCTGAAAACAACTGTACTCTATATATTTGAGAACCTCGGGACAGAGAAACTTCAAATAATTGCACACCTTTGTAAATTGGAGAATTGATTGGGATTTCCTATTACGGAAGCTTGTTTTAAGAACAAATCTGTTCTTAcaaaaggactttaaaaaaaaagtggagctGTCTTGATGATGATCTGTTGGCTTGGCTTACCTGATAGGTATGGTGTATGTTGTTGAAGTTCTGGGAACTTCCTTTCAAAACAGAGCCTGGCTTGCAGATTTGTCCTACTGGCCCTCTCTGTAGCACAGGACAACCCATGAACGTCAGATGTGCCCGTAACATGTTTTGAAGAGGAATGGGCTGGGTTTCTGTGGCTTTTTAATCCACACAAATAGTCAATAGAGCCGTTTTCATCCCAGGTCAGTGTGTCTTCTATAGAATTTCTCAGTCATGTTACCATTAAACGTGTGTGCTCATTTTTTGCATCTTGCTACCAGAAGATTCCCCTCGTTCTCAAATATCAACCTTAACATTGAGTTTTCTTGGCTTTGTGTTTACTGTCATATAAAtgaattttcatgtttcttttgttcctgAACCTTTCAGGTTcaagggaggagaaaatggtCCTTAGTGCCTTTCAGAAACTTACTGTCTGCATACATCCAGCTTTCACCTTTCTCAACAGTTTTGTTTAGCCAGTTCTGTATATAGGAAAAACTGCTTGTCTAACTTGTCTGTCTATTTATTGGTTTTctaactgtttatttttattatcttttgtGTTTTATGGTTAAACTTTATTCAATACACTGTACATATCAGTATTGTGTCCCTGGAGCATGTTCATaccatgaaataaaattgttgatTCTACCTCTCCGCttgttttttcaaataactGTGTGTACAGACTCCTAAATCATGTGAGAGTCAGGAGTGATGTCAGGAAGGGTAGCTGAAACAGCCTGTATAGCGTTGGAGCGCTTGCAGGAGAAGTTAGATAAGTGAgcttggggtgctgggggagacCCTGTTGCCAAGCCCCAGGGCAGTGAGCAATAAGCTTGTGGGAGAAGCAGACAGCAGAATGAGAATGGGCTTGCAAGACCTGAGATCAGTTGGGTGAGGGTGTacacagagcaggagctgtgccccTTGAACAAGCCCACCCTCTGCTGGAGCTGTCCTGAGCTGCCTTTGGACTGACTTTATGCCTGACTGAGCAAGAGCAGTTCCTTCACTGCACTACAGCCACTGCTGCCTGTGTTCTGCCTTTTGTGTACAGGCACCGAACAGCTGCTACTGCTGGCGAGAAGAATTTTCACACTGTAGCTTTGAGTGTCCTTGTGCTACATCCCACGCCTGTCGCACCGTATGTTTGTGCAGACAGTATGAAGTTACCTGCAGTGATAGGAAACGCTCAGCTCTTTCCTTTGCTGTGTAAACCGTTTGAtctgcattgcttttcttcctctggaagGTATCTCCGCCTGCTCATGCAGCAGGTAGCAGACCACAAAAAACCTGTTAACTTTGCACCTTCCCTGAGTACTCTGACGCAGCAGATACACATACCCTGCACAGTCCTGGGACTTTCCAAAGCCTTCTCCCCCACTGTGCCAAAATTGCAAACTGATAGTCTTGCAGGTATTTAGGTGTCtgtcccctgctgctgggggaggacCAGCTACTGTCTGATCTGCGACAGGTTGGAGCTGTCCCTTCAATGGTGTGGTTTTGCtctatttctttcactgttacTGCTGCTGGAGCCTCTTTACTCCTGGGCCAGCAGCAGTGGTGCCAGAGCATGAAGTGAGGGGGGAACCAAGTGCCTCACTCCATCTCATGCTGATCTCAGACCTGCCACATGGCTTTTCAGCTTTACCCCACACTTCTGAGCTCACCACTTCCAGCTGGGGACACTTTTTGAGGCCTGCCTTCTCCCATGTGGCTTCCCTTGGGCTTTCTCTAAGCACAAGCTTGCCCCCATAGCTGGCAAGAGTTGCCAAAATGAAGAATTTGCCCTGAGCCACCTCCTGCCCGTGCAGTCAGGATTCCCTTCACCACAACCCCAGGGCTTTCTTGCAACTTCTATTGCAGGTGTGCTTCCATCCTCGCTCAGCTCTGGCCAAGAAACATCTTGTGCAAACTAAGCAAATTTActccaaaaatacatttatttaaagaatcaTAAATAACATTTGCAAATACAATGTcaatataataatttaaaaaaaaaaaataatcacaaattCTCTTTTGCTACTCGTTGGAGGGTTCTGTGTAGGCCCCCTAGAAACTCCTGCAGTGAGGTAGTGTTGTTGCCTGCTGCCACGGGACATGGTGCCTGCAAGGGGGAGACGTGGCTGTTAGTGTCTTTGCCCAGGACCTGGCCCTCCAGGGTGGGCTCGGCTGCTCGAGGCCGCCGGGGAGCTGCAGTGCAGAGGGCTGGGCAGCGCGTGGCTGCGAAGAGCCGAGCGACGTGCCAAACCCTTCGCGTTcaaagcccagctgctgggaagcagcagcagccaggcacgCAGCAAAGCGCCCGCCTGAGGTTCCcgtgaaagaaaacagatcgGGGGAGAGGCGCGAGGTGCCGGGGTCTGCGCCCCCGTGGGGACCAGCGCTGCCTTACCTTGAGGCCGCTGCTGCTCTTTGTTGCGATGTGCAGCAAGTTGAGGTAGATGCCCTTCAGCTGCTTGTGGCAGCCCAGGCTCTCGAAAACAACCGTGGAGGCTTTGCATAGGATCTCCATGTCGTTGTCTGTCTGGAAGAAGATGCAGACGGCTGATTTAGAAACTGCTTTTGTTCAGTCACAGCTTTGCTAGCAGTGCATTAGACCAGCACAAATAACGCGTTTCTAGTCCGAAGGGCAGACACAAAGCAGCTCGAGGTGGCAAGGCCTCCCCTGACTCCTCCGTCCCCAGGTGAGGCAGCGGCAGGGGGGGATGGATCCGGCCCCGGGCTGCCCGCGGCTGCGGGTGGCAGCTCTGTGGGAATCGCGAAGCCCCCTGAGGAGAGTTTGTCTCCTTCAAGCGCTTTGTGCAGATGAAGTCCCGTAGCAGCAGTGTCAAAGATGAGGAGATAAGAGAAGTGCCTGCAGTGCTAAGGAAACCAAGCCGTTGCCTTTCCTGATGCTGTCTGTCCCCGGAAAGGCAGGTCAGTAGGGGAGAGCTGTCCCTGCTCAGGTTTCTTCAGCTTCCACCCCAAATGGCTCCATTGAGCAAGCAACCGGCCCATCTCCGTGGCGTCCTTGCCCGACCCTCTGGCTGGCCGGGGCAGGCGTTGCAGTGCTGAAGGACGAAGGGGCCCTCGTACGGCACAGGCCGGAGGGGCTGAGCTGAAGCACCGATGGCTTTAGGGGAAGAAAGATCCCCTCTCTGCACCCAGGGGTCGGGATACATCCCTCCTCTGTTCTCCTCAGTCCTGTGCTCCTGGAGCCCTCGGCCGTTTCCCTGCGTTGTGCTCGGTGCTGTGCACCACCCCGGGCATGGCCTTGGCCCCACAGCACCCGGGGCTGGTCCCCACCGCGGGAGGGGAGCTCCCGTGCCCTGGGGAGGGCATCGgctttctgtgaaaacaggaactctggggctggggagctgggctTAGGCAGcaattttcagagcagaaataagCTTTATTATCTGCCATTAAATCTTCTGCTAACCAAAGAGCCTTCCTCCAGACTGGGGGCTCAGGAGGGATAGTGAGCGTAACCAGCGCTCGAGATGCAGCGTGAGAGGGGTGTGTGGGTGTCTGTGAGAGAGTGACACACGGCTCCAAGGcaaaggaagaatttcctctcttcctttctgaaaacctctaaaaaagttaaaaaaaaaaaaaaaaaaaggccgtGTGCTGCTAAAATACACTCTCATTCCTGCCTGCCTGTTGGTCTCCTGCCTTCCAGCTGGGCCACGCAGACGGGGACCGATGACCGATGCCACCGCCAGCGTTTTGTGCCCGTGGCTTGCGGCAGGGGTCAGGGTGGGCACGCAGAAGGCGGTGGCGGTGTCCCACCACCCCAGTGCCTCGCTGGCACTGGCAGTGCGGGGACGTCTCGGCCCCAGGCCCTGCCTGCGTGGGCACGGGAGGGTTTGAGGCCCCGCGGGGAGCCTCTCCCGCCACCGCTGATGGCCGAGTCACAGCTTTCGAGTCGGTGTTCCCGGCTTACCTCATTGCCTGCAAAAACATTTGTCACGTTCGTCTTGTCACAGGAAACCTTTATCAagacagaaaggagaggagcaATCAGAGAAGAGATATCGCCGCCTCAGAGCCATCCTGACACACGCAGGCACACAGGCAGCCGCAGCCGGGCACTCCCCGTGCCCTGGGACACGGCTGAAAGCCACGGCTGGGTTTGGCAGCTCTGCCTACGCTCAGCACCTTCCTTCTCGTGCCCAGCACAGCCGCCGTCCCTCCCACCTGCACCCGCCTCACCTACCTGCGTTGAGAGGATCTCGCCCAGCAGCCGGATGCTCTCCTTCAGAAAGATCGAGCGCTCCAGCACCGCGGCCTCGTGGCTGTGGCAGGCCAGCAGCGCCAGGAAGGTGAGCAGGACGGAGAAGGAGATGCTCATGGCCTGCTTGTACCGAGCTGCCTCAGCTCGCAGTTTCTGGATATTTTGGTGATCTATACCTGTGTGTGCCTTTCTGGAAGAAACATCTCAATTTATGGCTGTAAAATTGCTGAACCAGAgggaaaaacttatttttcccttatCTGCACTTTCCAAAGTTGCTCCTATCCAATTAGGACAACAGGTCTTTTTTGTAAAAGtcaagattttcttctgatctTGCATTACGTTTCAACGTAGGAAATTTCCACCGTTCAGATAACGGTGGTAGGAGTCAGATCACGtacaaagaaaaagtatgtAAACTGCCCACTTTTGGGTTCTTCGTTTCTCCATATCCCAAGACTTTCTGTGCACCATGAGGTTAATGTGTCATGAGCCCAAATTGAGGACCATGGCTGTGACCGCGCTCAGATAAtggagctttgctttttttttttttttttttttctctaaatatcCTGTGAGCGCTTCCATTGCTCAGCTCTCGTTTcatttgaatatctccaaatCATGCAAAGCGTCGTTCATCTGCATACAATTTTGTCTACACCGTTATCTTCACCTGCGCGCGGGGAGAAACAGAAAGGGCGGCACGGCACCGCGGCGGGCACGGCGAGGTCctgcggggcgctgcggggggaCACGTCCCTCCTGGCCCGGTGGGACCCCAACGCGGCGTCACCGCGGGGACCTGGGCATGACACGGGGTCCCGCTGCggcccccacagccccatgcCCATAACACTGATGTAGGGCTGAGGGGCTGTGCGGCTCCTCTCCACCCCGACGGATCCAAGAGCTGGGGGATGCCCTGGCCCGTCCTGCCCCGCGGGGGGAAACAGCCTAGGGGAGGTAAAAACGCCGGGTGCCAGTGGCACCATCGACCAGCGCTGCCGCAGGAAATAGCGCTGAGAAATTAGCTGAGCTGGGAAACTTCGGAGTTTTGTAATAACTAATAGGTATTTTTCTAACTCAAATAGCAACTTGCAATCAGATGCTTGATAAGAGTTTGCGAGCGCTCCATTAATTCAGGAGCAGCCAGACTGAGAGTAATTTTGTTTGTCTAATTATGAAATGCCCCTGATAAAATTAGTGCCACTGACTCAGAAAGACCTTTGCGAGGGATTTGCCAGTGGAGCGCTGCACTGTTTCCTACCTGCACCGCGCTCGATGGGGCGCAGATAAGCGAGCGCACGGCGGCAGCGGGAGTGCGGTGGCAGCGTCCCCACGGGTGGCACTCATGGGGCCGGGGGTGCTGAGCTCCTCACCGGGAtgcctggagctggggcagccacagccctgctgtgcgGGGTGCCAGGGGTCAGCGGGTCACAGCAGGAGCCTAAAAATGGTGCAGTGGAGATGGGGACAGAGGTGGCAGTCCTGTCCCCTTGGGGACAGACCCCCCTCAAAGGGGCTGTGGCAGACACAGTGGTTTCTCCAGTGATCGTGGTAGAAAGATCTGAAACCaggataaattaaaaaaaatccctctacATTATCAGAAAAGCATAATCTTTGAGCTACTCAGGCTGAATCACGGTGGAAAACTGCATCACTGTGCGATAGGTAAgtcacagggaaggaaaaattcCCACGTCCTTTCCCCAGGGTGGGATGCAGCTGATGGCACTGACGTCCCGCGGTCCCTGGGGGTATGGCCACAGCCTCAGCGTGGGCCCCATCGCAGCCCACCCACGTGCTCGGCCACTCTCAGGGACAGCTTTTCCAGAGCCCCAGCCCATGCTCGTTAGTG includes:
- the LOC121078002 gene encoding interleukin-4-like, producing the protein MSISFSVLLTFLALLACHSHEAAVLERSIFLKESIRLLGEILSTQVSCDKTNVTNVFAGNETDNDMEILCKASTVVFESLGCHKQLKGIYLNLLHIATKSSSGLKAPCPVAAGNNTTSLQEFLGGLHRTLQRVAKENL